The genomic window gaccaagtcaccagacctgaagagctttggtctgactttggcattgtaataccgagCTACCTTCTATCGATATGAAGCCATGCAAATTTGAGCCTCATTTCACAGtttggggaggaggtctaggtcggccctctggCAAtaagagttgtccggctcttgataccgctcgacccttgtagACGGCAGTCCAacctcgagtgggatcatcgcctccgtcccgtaggccaagctgaaaggtgactccccgatcggaatgcggggggtcgttcgataagcccataggacggagcctagctcgtcgacccagaggcctttggcttcatttagtcgggttttgagtccgtggagtaaggtccggttggtcacctcgacttcaccgttggactgtgggtgcccgactgaagtcagtcggtgcgtgatgtgaaaccttgcgcagaagtctctgaagtcttggttgtcgaattgccgtccattgtcggtgatgatagtatgcggcaacccgaacctgaagatgatggatttttggacgaagtcctccatcttccgctcgatgatctgcgccaagggttcggcctccacccacttgatgaagtagtcaatggcgacaactatgaactttctttgacccgatgctggaggaaaaagatcgagaatgtcgaccccccactgagcgaagggccatggagcaacaataggagcgatttggctggctggtcggtgctGTACGTTAGCGTACTTCtggcaaggttcgcacctccggaccaactcggccgcgtccttcctcatggtaggccagAAGTAACCCTGTcacaggactttgtaggctagagacttgccccccaagtgattcccgcagattccttcatgcacttctcggagagcatagtctgcgtcggtcggtcccaagcacctaagcaatggaagagagaacgaccttttgtagagttggccatccatgattacatattgggaggccgaccatcggagccgcttggcctccgtgggatcctcggagctgatcccgtcggtcaaataccgaacgatcgggtccatccagcctGGTTCGGCCGCCAGCTGCTGTATTTCTTCGATCCGGTCGATACTcgactgctcgaggttctccacgaacgtccgacccaaagagtcgaaggccaaagtcgccagtctggagagtgcgtcggcacgggcgttctctgacctagggatgtgagaaattttaaaatacctgaggcgcgccacgaggtcctttactttctggagatatttggccatgatcggatctcgcacctcaaattcacctttgacctgccccacgatcagctgagaatcgaagaatgcccggaggctgtcgacgcccagctcccttgccatcctcaagccggcgaggagtgcttcgtactcggcttggttattggaggccttgaagtcgaatcggagggcgtactcggtgactaccccatccgaattagTGAGCAGGAGCCCTACCCCACTCCCctgagcatttgaagctccgtcgatgtgcagtacccaggtagagaccgggtctggctcggagaccgcgcctcgtcccgggtccgcagctcccgaccctaggtcggtggttgggcattcggcgatgaagtcggccaggacctgagccttcagggcaggccgcggtcggtactgaatatcgaactcgctgagcttcatcgcccactttgccagtcatcccgatgtgtccagtcggtgcaatatcgccctcaggggctggttggtgaggaccactatggcatgagcctggaagtatggacggagtcgctgtgcggagacggtcagggtgaaaatcatcttttccgtctccgaatatcgggcttcgacgccgtggagtactttgctggtatagtagataggctgatgggttcggctctcattttctcggacgagcaccgaactgaccgcctcagaggatgtgaccaaatagagatacaaggtcttcCCGACCCGCAgctttacgagcagcgacggggaagccaagtacttctttagatcttcgaaggcccgttggcactcatccgaccaagaaaaatcgTTTGCCtaccgcaaagttttgaaaaacggaaggcacctttcagctgatcgagaaatgaaccggctgagagcgacAATTTTTCCGTTcaactgttggacctccttcttggtgttcggatgacgcatgtcgatgatcgcctttattttcttagggtttgcctcgatccctctctgagaaatgaggaatccgaggaacttccccgaggttaccccaaaagcgcacttggtcggattaagcttcattcgatgtcgtcgtagagtgtggaaggtctcctcgagatcccgaacatgatccgggatctgcgcacttttcaccagcatgtcgtccacgtatacctccatattgcacccgatctggtctttaaagaccttattgacaagtcgctggtaggtggcgccggcgttcttcagcccgaagggcatcgcccgataacagtagaggcccttgggggtcacaaaggcagtgtgctcctcgtcttcaggcgccatccggatctggttgtatccgacgaaggcatccatgaagctgagcaatcaaaatccggacgtcgcatctaccagctggtcgatctttggaagtggaaagctatcttttgggcaggctcggttcaggtcggtatagtcgatgcaaatccttcaCTTCCCATTggtttttttgaccatgacaacattggcgagccaatcgggatacgtggattctcggatgaagcccgcttctagcagcttgtccacttcttcgtcgatggccctctgtctctctggagcgaaggacctcttcttctgcctcaccggcctcatcgtcgggtcaacgttgagtcggtgggttattgtctctggggggatgcccgacatatctgctgccgatcaAGCAAATatatcggcattggccgtcagcagctccgtcaatcatcgtcgttcggggtcgggcagttgagaTCCGACCCATACCTTCCGATCAGGATTTTTCGCTATCAGGATCGACaagagctgctcggccggcgaaccccgttcttccttctcccgttggtccagtttgtcgatcgtcagggagcccctcaactcaTCGTTTTGggtggagatctggaagcatcatcgggcgagctgttgatccccgcgcatctccccgaccccatttttggtcggaaaccgaacgaggagatggtacgtcgagacgattgccttgagggcgtttagtccgggtcgtccaagtatggcgttgtaggccgaaggcacttggacaacCGCAAAAGTTAAggggaccgtgctttgccgtggttcggtgccggccgtcacaggcaggataatttctccttccgtcgcgacagcgtccccggcaaagctgatcaagggcatagagaccctcttaagtcggtcggttgacagttgcatccgggagaaggtcgagtaaaacaaaatatttgtcgaacttccattatctacaaaaattctttttacatcatagtttgttattgttgccgaaacaacaataGCGTCGTCGTGggaagtttggatgccccgaacgtcttcctccaTAAAGGTGATCACGTCGTCTGGGTGCGGCTTTTTCAttggctcccctcccgcagacgtccccgggcccagtcgcttggagatcatattgatgaccccgaccgtcggctgattagtcgttgcttcttcagtcggctggggtcgtcggtcggcaactgATTGGGTCGGCAGGTTCTtccaaaatttaccgagatacccccggcggatgagggcttcgatctcatccttaagctggatgcattgcttggtgttgtggccgtggcctcgatggaatcggcagtacttccgtcggtcgaggccttttgccttcagaggcggaggccgtcgcaggtattctttcccctcgatctccatcaaaatctgcgcacggggggcagagagaggagtgtaggaatcatacctggagcgtgtcggccttggagtctgccgctGGGGCGACTTTTGGTTCTGTCGCGGTGTCGAGACCCGactattggtcgggggcctgctgggtacAGCGGGTTCctgacccttcctccgcttctccttcgggcctctgggttcggccaggcgtcggtcggaagctccttcatccgcatgcatgtacttgtatgcgcactCCAGCAGCTCgacgtacgtccgggggagggtcttgtccagagaataagtaaatcgggatgccctcagcccccgtttcatgactgagatagccatgtcttcattgaggtcccggacctcaagcgtggccgtgttgaatcgcgccacgaagtatcggagcatctcattctctccctgtttgaggaagaaaaggctgtccgacgttcgcgacggcttccggctggtgctgaagtgagccacgaaagagtgctcgaactgcccgaaggagtggatactttccgatcgaagaccggagtaccaggccctgacagccttgcggagtgtggcggggaagccgatgcaaaagagagcgtcggtcaccccctgaatcatcatgagagctttatagctctcaaggtggtcgattgggtcggtggagccgtcgtatggctccacgtgcggcatcttgaaccgactagggatcggttcgtcgagaacgagtcgggagagaggttgggcggtctggaagtcgacgtcgttcgaagacttctggccatccACCTACAACTGCGCAAGCCgatggtcgatttcctcgaacctgcgctcgtagtcgtccgtccgtcggtgctgagagaccccaggagtggagtctccggaagattccgaaagggaggcggacggcgttcgcggtcgcttctccttcctcgcccgttccagcagggaaggagagagctgctAGGACTGTCAgtcatcgcgccatggccgtccctccccctctccgtgggagcgctgttgcgggCGCTCACGCGGAGACGACGGGGATcgatgcgggcgtcggcggctgctcctggagggcatcggacgggccgccagttgttgctggaggctcttgaccgcgtccgtcaataCGGTCATctaccgtacgatggccgcgatctgcacctccgtggtcaccgcggggtgtggagagctgggctccgccgctgaggatggcggggaggcctcttcccgacgggaagagcgcctcgccgacccggtgatcctcgatcgctgggctcttgtcttcgtcatcaGTATCTTCTGCTTGGGGAGGCTTGGTGCCTTGCCATCGtctccccttcctggcgcgccaatctgttgcggccaatcccctcgtcaccTGATCGCCGGGAAACGAGCGCCTGTaaaaagggaagtccacactgaccggaggcggctctgatggggaccctccgacggtcaagtcagagaggtgactgggcaacagtgaaatgaagacagagagctcaatcgagagagagagagagagggggggagcaagcctgtggtttcgaagtcgaagtggaggtcccctgcactgttgccttccccgatttatatagtggagcgtggtatggcgccgtcattaatggcgcggacaattgaggaattgtcaactcactgtagactgtcagagtcgccgtaaaagtgtccCATCGCCGTGGGACTgccaaatcactagggttgacaatgcccctaggcggcagtgccgcatgccgttgtcagggctgacagtttaTGGCAGTCGTACGGCGATCGGAAGAGTCGACCGactctaggtcggtggccagctgtgtggcgtcggaTGGAGGTTGGGGTTCCTCTGAAGGCCAGTCGGGcgcgttgcgagagtcggccatcagtcttccaggttcagtcggtcgggagaacgggaaaagtatgcccgaccgacacatcctcaatCGGTTAAGGGCCgctaattggccggtgatggcgttcggtcggtcggtcgatcgatcgatcgatcggtcggacggtcggtcggacggtcggacggttggtcggtcggccgtcggtccGTCAGTCGGCTATCGGTCggacggtcggtcggtcagtcaaTCGGCCGTCGGTCCGATTATAAGTCGGTAcgggcggggtcggtcggtattccccaacacaaCTTATTGGCAATCTCACCAATTACAATAATATGCTGTGACATTTTACTTTCTAGCGTGCACACACTCATAAGATACACACATATGCAGTTACGCACAAACGCATACAAAACAGTAATAGACACGCACACGCACACATGGCAATAGAAATTctgactgatggattttggagagACATGCAATCAATTCAGGACTGCTCAAATTTCCTTGCAATGCAATGATGAATTATTATGGATCAATGAACCAGCTTGCTTGGTGGATTCCGCAATATGGCATAGTCATTGCCCTTTCCAGAGAGATGCATCCATCATTCCATCCCCAGTTTAAACCTAGCAAAGAATAAATAAAGAAAGTGAGATTTATCAACTAGTTTAAGCAAagttttaaatctttttttaccTAGTCTGTGACTTTTTTGATTGAGGAAGCATGTCAGATCTAACAAATTAAGACACCAGAACACCAAATGGCGAGCCAGATGTAATCTAAAATATCCACGGTAGAAATCATGACACCCGAACACCAATGAAAAAGTTCCTCATGAATTTCAATTCACTAATATATGCAAAGTAGAAACTTCTTTATATCTCTACACGATGCAAAGACTGAATCATGATGAAATGCAATGAATAGAATGTagaacatatatacatatataaatacatacataccaaCATATATAAGTACATATATGTGTAATGGCATTCATACATGGATCcacgcatgcatgcatacatatctgCGCACATTCCAATTGACTCCAACTAGTTAGTATTCCCTAATATACATCCTTATGATTAGaacaataattaattttatcacaTTTAATATCTATGGTCAACTAACCACTCATATTCTGAGGATGAAATACAGTCTGTAGATTATCATGCATTACTATCTTTGTTTTTAAAACAGGGCTTCAAATGAATTACTAGAGCAACAGTCGGCCTCAAGAACTAATGTTCAGAAAATATGACAGGCACCGCGAAATGGTGATCTAAAAAGAGgagctagaaaaaaaaaataaaaaggaaaatgcTTGACTGGAAAGAGTGACTTAACACCGGAAAAGAAAAGCTGAATAATAAACTAATTAACCTTCCATCTGCCAACATAAAGCTTGATTAATTGAACAGGGTTTCAGGAAAGAGTTTCTGATATCCACTTGTCTCCACTCGGGAATACGTGCTTGATTAGGGGGATATGTTGAACCTTCTGTCGCTCCTCGATGTTCCCATTCCCGCCACGCATTCTCTCAATGAACTCTATTGGCAtctccatcaagtacaaaacttGGAGGCTTGTGAGATGTTCAATGCCCTGAGGTAGCAGCTTCATTCCTCCGCAGCGCAGCAAGCACAACTCAGACAGGCTTGGCAGTGCCCCTTCCTCCATGCCTATTGAATCAAGCTGGTTCGAACCACCCAGCATTAGGAATTTGAGTTTGGGGAACCCTCCTGCATGGAAGCACAACTCCTGTCCATCATACGCCTTGTACATGCCCAGCACAGCCAAATTAGGCAGTTCATGCAGGCAGGGCAGTGGGTCCTCTCTCAGCCTAGTCCAAGACAATCCCAAATGCCGAAGGCCTGCCAGAGAAGTATAACAGAACCACTGAGGAAGCACCCCATGTTCTAGCTGCCCTCGTAAATCCAGCTTTTGATAGAGGCATGATGGTGGCTTTAGAGTTCCCAGCTGCAGTGCCTCTCCTTCGTTGCTAGCTACAATGTCCAGGCTGACCAAATGGCTCATCTTTGATATGGAGGAACACAGCTCCACTGAATGCATGCCTCTTACTCTGGTTATTCTCAAGGTTCTCAGCTGTGTCAAATTACCCAGGTGTCGGACCATGTCTTCATCTGCTTCTACTGATTGCAGAGCCCGCAAGTTCTTCAAATTCCATATCCCTTTGGGTGCTTTAACACCAGGATCACTAGCCAACTGAGCAAAAACGGGGTCGCGAATACTCTCCACGAACAAATGCCGCAGATTCTTGAGTTGAGTTATCCCATGAGGCAGCTTCTCAATTTTACTATCATAAAGATCTAATGTTTGTAGGTTTCTCAGTCTTCCCAAAGATCTGGGaagctccttcaccaaggttcTCCTTAAACCCAGGTAACGCAAGTTGAATAACATGGCCACTTCGTTTGGAACCGTGTCAATGGGAACTGATCCTTCTAGATCCAAAACCCGCAGAAGTCGAAAGCTAGTTGACCTTGAAATCCATGACTTCAAAGGGAAACTAGTCATGTCAAACACCAAGAAAGAGCGAACATTTGACATACCTCTGTGCGGATCCAAATCTTTGATGCCCTTTTGAACTGATAAGCGGCGAGCTTCGATCCATTCAGCTTCTTCATCATTGTAAATCATGCCGAAGTATTCTTCTTTAGATATTCTCCAAGATAACTCTCTCAAAATATCATGCATTCTGCACAACTTCGGTCGACCAAAATGATTCCTTTTCACAACTTGAAGCATACATCGACGAATGAGCTCGTTGAGGTTCTCTTCTGCCTCCTCTTCTTTGACAAAACCTTCTGCAGCCCACAGCCGGATTAGCCTCTTCCTCTTTATGAGATAATCCTCTGGAAAGATGCTACAATATAAAAAGCAGATCCGTAGACGATAGGGGAGATCTCTGAAACTGAGCTTCAATATATTTTTCACACTATCGGACATTGGCATACTAGTCTCTTCCCAATCGAGGCCCTCACAGAATTCCCTCCATTGCAATTCTTCCTTCTCCCGATACGACAGCGCGCTTCCTGCGGCCACAATAGCAAGAGGTAAGCCGTGGCACCTCTTCAAGATTTCTGTAGCCCAGTGCTTTAGATCTGAAGGACAACTCCTGTCCTTATATTTCCAGAATGCTTTATTACAGAAGAGAATCCATGAGTCACTCTCTTGCAAAGGTTTCAGCTCCAGAACACGGCTTTCAGCTGCCAGGCAAGCTACATCATGAATCCAAGTTGTTATAACAATTCTACTTCTACATCTACTATCTACTAGCACTGAACTGAATTCATCAAAACAACGATTTATGCGCCACATATCATCTAGGACGATAAGATACCTCTTTTGTTGCAAATAGCTACGAAGTGTCTCCGCCAAAGTGTCTTGAGGCATTGTGTCAATGTTGCCTGGAAGAATATCACGATTTTCGTTGTAAAGGTCTTCCATGAGTCTTCTCATTAGATCTTCGGCTGCATATTTCTGGGAGA from Elaeis guineensis isolate ETL-2024a chromosome 4, EG11, whole genome shotgun sequence includes these protein-coding regions:
- the LOC140857327 gene encoding disease resistance protein RPM1-like → MAEAVAVIESIGSAIAEEGLKLVCSQLLKAASPWEEVHGKIKWIKNQTKLMVADIKYADKKKDVDERWKAWVEILRDVVYQFEDILDEYSHLVGEQHGSGFYGSLHRTFRHCKHIKAWYGIRSKLKEAEDMLHHLLMQKPSDGTQEGTTRSDDSTGRHQHRKEAPYFPDEGEVVGFETYKNLLVGWLTDEEPERTIISVWGMGGLGKTTLVNDVYESQEVKRHFDRRAWVRVSQKYAAEDLMRRLMEDLYNENRDILPGNIDTMPQDTLAETLRSYLQQKRYLIVLDDMWRINRCFDEFSSVLVDSRCRSRIVITTWIHDVACLAAESRVLELKPLQESDSWILFCNKAFWKYKDRSCPSDLKHWATEILKRCHGLPLAIVAAGSALSYREKEELQWREFCEGLDWEETSMPMSDSVKNILKLSFRDLPYRLRICFLYCSIFPEDYLIKRKRLIRLWAAEGFVKEEEAEENLNELIRRCMLQVVKRNHFGRPKLCRMHDILRELSWRISKEEYFGMIYNDEEAEWIEARRLSVQKGIKDLDPHRGMSNVRSFLVFDMTSFPLKSWISRSTSFRLLRVLDLEGSVPIDTVPNEVAMLFNLRYLGLRRTLVKELPRSLGRLRNLQTLDLYDSKIEKLPHGITQLKNLRHLFVESIRDPVFAQLASDPGVKAPKGIWNLKNLRALQSVEADEDMVRHLGNLTQLRTLRITRVRGMHSVELCSSISKMSHLVSLDIVASNEGEALQLGTLKPPSCLYQKLDLRGQLEHGVLPQWFCYTSLAGLRHLGLSWTRLREDPLPCLHELPNLAVLGMYKAYDGQELCFHAGGFPKLKFLMLGGSNQLDSIGMEEGALPSLSELCLLRCGGMKLLPQGIEHLTSLQVLYLMEMPIEFIERMRGGNGNIEERQKVQHIPLIKHVFPSGDKWISETLS